A section of the Halopiger aswanensis genome encodes:
- a CDS encoding universal stress protein: protein MYDEILVPTDGSPSSESAIDHALHIARQNDATLHPMYVVDPADMGDLGDEPAELRAQCSEVTQPVLEAAQEAGLEAEQHVLEGTPNERIVEYAGDTSIDLIVMGTRGKNGLSRVLLGSTAERVVRNAPVPVLTIRHGVEGEARVGNETEAA, encoded by the coding sequence ATGTACGACGAAATTCTCGTCCCGACCGACGGAAGCCCCAGTTCCGAGTCGGCGATCGACCACGCCCTCCACATCGCTCGCCAGAACGACGCGACTCTCCACCCGATGTACGTCGTCGACCCCGCGGACATGGGCGATCTCGGCGACGAACCGGCCGAGCTACGCGCCCAGTGCAGCGAGGTGACCCAGCCGGTTCTCGAGGCGGCCCAAGAGGCGGGTCTCGAGGCCGAACAGCACGTACTCGAGGGAACGCCGAACGAGCGAATCGTCGAGTACGCCGGCGATACGTCGATCGATCTCATCGTAATGGGGACGCGCGGAAAGAACGGTCTAAGCCGCGTTTTGCTCGGGAGCACGGCTGAGCGAGTCGTCCGGAACGCACCGGTGCCGGTGTTGACGATTCGGCACGGGGTCGAGGGCGAGGCCAGGGTCGGCAACGAGACCGAGGCCGCGTAG
- the aspS gene encoding aspartate--tRNA(Asn) ligase, whose amino-acid sequence MQDRTYTADAEPGDEVTVAGWVHEIRDLGGIAFLILRDTTGKIQIKFEKEEMDDDLVEAGLDVSRESVIKVSGGVEEEPRAPTGVEVTPESLEVVAPADPELPLDPSGKVDADLSTRLDNRTLDLRKDDVQSIFEIRSGVLNAVRDQFREFDCTEINTPKIVATGTEGGTELFPITYFGEEAFMNQSPQLFKQLIAGSNVERVFEIGPIFRAEEHNTPRHLNEATSIDFEGAFCDHEDAMDVAEGIVKSAYEAVEENFGDELEALGIADEFEVPEGDFPRISYEEAIERINATGELDEQLVWGDDLSTPAEEALGQDVGGHYFITDWPSEIKPFYIKDHDDDPELSTGFDLMHPRMELVSGGQREHRHEKLIEGFEQQGLDPDQFEYYTKMFKYGMPPHAGFGLGGERLLMTLLELDNIREAVLFPRDRQRLSP is encoded by the coding sequence ATGCAGGACAGAACCTACACTGCCGACGCCGAGCCGGGCGACGAGGTCACCGTCGCCGGATGGGTCCACGAGATCCGCGACCTCGGCGGCATCGCCTTCCTGATTCTCCGCGACACGACCGGGAAGATCCAGATCAAGTTCGAGAAGGAAGAAATGGACGACGACCTCGTCGAGGCCGGACTCGACGTCTCCCGCGAGAGCGTCATCAAAGTCTCCGGCGGCGTCGAGGAAGAGCCTCGCGCGCCGACGGGCGTCGAGGTCACGCCCGAATCGCTCGAGGTCGTCGCGCCGGCCGACCCCGAACTGCCGCTCGACCCCTCGGGGAAGGTCGACGCCGACCTCTCGACGCGGCTGGATAACCGCACCCTCGACCTGCGCAAGGACGACGTCCAGTCGATCTTCGAGATCCGCTCGGGCGTCCTGAACGCCGTCCGCGACCAGTTCCGCGAGTTCGACTGTACGGAGATCAACACGCCGAAGATCGTCGCGACCGGGACCGAGGGCGGCACCGAACTGTTCCCGATCACCTACTTCGGCGAGGAAGCGTTCATGAACCAGTCGCCTCAGCTGTTCAAGCAGCTGATCGCCGGCTCCAACGTCGAGCGCGTCTTCGAGATCGGCCCGATCTTCCGCGCCGAGGAGCACAACACGCCGCGACACCTCAACGAAGCGACCTCGATCGACTTCGAGGGCGCGTTCTGCGACCACGAGGACGCCATGGACGTCGCCGAGGGTATCGTCAAGTCCGCCTACGAAGCCGTCGAAGAGAACTTCGGCGACGAACTCGAGGCGCTCGGCATCGCCGACGAGTTCGAGGTGCCGGAGGGCGACTTCCCCCGTATCAGCTACGAGGAGGCCATCGAGCGCATCAACGCGACGGGCGAACTCGACGAGCAGCTCGTCTGGGGCGACGACCTCTCGACGCCGGCCGAGGAAGCGCTCGGCCAGGACGTCGGCGGCCACTACTTCATCACCGACTGGCCCAGCGAGATCAAGCCGTTCTACATCAAGGACCACGACGACGATCCGGAACTGTCGACCGGCTTCGACCTCATGCACCCGCGCATGGAACTGGTCTCCGGTGGCCAGCGCGAACACCGCCACGAGAAGCTCATCGAGGGCTTCGAGCAGCAGGGGCTGGACCCCGACCAGTTCGAGTACTACACGAAGATGTTCAAGTACGGCATGCCGCCCCACGCCGGCTTCGGTCTCGGCGGCGAGCGTCTGCTGATGACGCTGCTCGAGCTCGATAACATCCGGGAGGCTGTGCTGTTCCCACGCGACCGTCAGCGGCTGTCGCCGTAA
- a CDS encoding YegP family protein: MSFSSELHRSLFRLYEHYVGEPDSGKDVYGYWLFILGYIIGAAGVIAFVVGYAGSFGEEPIIRVTGVAAAAGLAICLFGIGLMLPVRRRGIQASVVGLFVALVGVAAFGVVYPDNWRHLGMGLDVEVISVYTTGIAIITGVTALVPVLTGQKGLFVEEEGTTEDPPILTGDALEDAQFAVFRDEQGDWKWNVLHREALATSEGSAPTRPDAREGIERVKSQISSAGLLELTTSAFRLYEDRDGTWQWTLAREDGSVVGTCDREFDDRDGAEESVSFLKDRGPDADIIEIEGAAFTYTEERDRWYWQLVDDEHTVLATSDRGHDDQASAEEAARTFAERFEQARVLDVEHFGVELREADAGDGWTWRFVDETDTVIATAADTAETRRGAEEAAETLLAELSSASVTVSGDPTYEQYTSDDEWQWRLVDESEHVVARGPESYADHGETTRETEQFAENARDADVVEIDDAAYEVYPASELPTTPSSSDGDDLPVLEEPAATDGGTATPDGADPDGNGAATQDWHWRLVTDDREVVAASTEPHADAETATAAIERVREQASEADLIEFEEAAFQVYEADSGEWRWRLIDEDGNVLADSGEEHASRSEAAEAMMTLKEQAPDAELLEIETAAFELFVDENDEWGWRLIDEGGKLVAEDPATHPTRDAAREAMNRLLEHLESEVRTMDDAIFQPYADEEWHWRFVLPSGDTVAVDADGAATRDELRDRLESVRDAAASAQRCTIGDVTVQLYDAGTGDWSWRLLDRDREELADATVTYDGRETALGRVSALTERADAAPIFAIEDAVIRVQRDSNGGEAASGARTDAWRWDLVDADRNVLASAAGTAPTKEELLSTIDEVKQLAPMAGRVDFDVASFELIADEDDRWSWRLLDEDGRPVATGTETYESNAAAREGLEQVRDLIEAASILEIDSVSFELHRDEDGWVWRLVDEYGSRMAESTQTYESRTAAREAMNDVKSHAPDGWITFTE; the protein is encoded by the coding sequence ATGTCATTCAGCAGTGAACTTCACCGAAGCCTGTTTCGGCTGTACGAACACTACGTCGGGGAACCGGATTCGGGAAAGGACGTCTACGGCTACTGGCTGTTCATTCTCGGGTACATCATCGGGGCGGCCGGTGTCATCGCGTTCGTCGTCGGCTACGCCGGCAGCTTCGGAGAAGAACCGATAATCAGGGTCACGGGCGTCGCAGCGGCGGCGGGACTGGCGATCTGTCTGTTCGGGATCGGACTGATGTTGCCGGTGCGCAGACGCGGCATTCAGGCCAGCGTCGTCGGGTTGTTCGTCGCGCTCGTCGGCGTCGCGGCGTTCGGCGTCGTCTACCCGGACAACTGGCGCCACCTCGGGATGGGGCTCGACGTCGAGGTCATCAGCGTCTACACGACGGGCATCGCGATTATCACCGGCGTGACGGCGCTCGTCCCCGTGCTCACCGGGCAGAAGGGGCTGTTCGTCGAGGAGGAAGGGACGACCGAAGACCCGCCGATTCTCACCGGCGACGCGCTCGAGGACGCGCAGTTCGCCGTCTTCCGGGACGAGCAGGGCGACTGGAAGTGGAACGTCCTGCACCGGGAAGCGCTGGCGACGAGCGAGGGAAGCGCCCCAACGCGGCCGGACGCGCGGGAAGGAATCGAACGCGTCAAGTCCCAGATCAGCTCCGCGGGACTGTTAGAGCTGACGACGTCGGCGTTCCGGCTCTACGAGGATCGGGACGGCACCTGGCAGTGGACGCTCGCACGCGAGGACGGCAGCGTCGTGGGAACCTGCGACCGCGAGTTCGACGACCGCGACGGCGCCGAGGAGTCCGTCAGCTTCCTGAAAGACCGCGGGCCCGACGCGGACATCATCGAAATCGAAGGGGCCGCGTTCACCTACACCGAGGAACGAGACCGCTGGTACTGGCAACTGGTCGACGACGAGCACACGGTGCTGGCGACGAGCGACCGCGGCCACGACGATCAGGCGAGCGCCGAGGAAGCCGCCCGCACGTTCGCCGAACGGTTCGAACAGGCCCGCGTACTGGACGTCGAACACTTCGGCGTCGAACTCCGCGAAGCCGACGCCGGCGACGGCTGGACGTGGCGCTTCGTCGACGAGACGGATACCGTCATCGCGACCGCAGCGGACACCGCCGAGACGCGCCGCGGGGCCGAGGAAGCCGCCGAAACGCTGCTCGCCGAACTCAGTTCGGCATCCGTGACGGTTTCCGGCGACCCCACCTACGAACAGTACACGTCCGACGACGAGTGGCAGTGGCGGCTCGTCGATGAATCCGAACACGTCGTCGCCCGTGGTCCCGAGAGCTACGCCGACCACGGCGAGACGACCCGCGAAACCGAACAGTTCGCCGAGAACGCCCGCGACGCCGACGTCGTCGAAATCGACGATGCGGCCTACGAAGTGTATCCCGCCTCGGAGCTCCCGACCACGCCGTCGTCGTCCGACGGCGACGATCTGCCGGTCCTCGAGGAGCCGGCGGCAACGGACGGCGGAACGGCGACCCCGGACGGGGCCGACCCCGACGGCAACGGCGCCGCGACGCAGGACTGGCACTGGCGGCTCGTCACCGACGATCGCGAGGTCGTCGCCGCGAGCACCGAACCCCACGCCGACGCCGAAACCGCGACGGCGGCGATCGAACGCGTCCGCGAACAGGCCAGCGAGGCCGACCTCATCGAGTTCGAGGAGGCGGCCTTCCAGGTCTACGAGGCCGACTCCGGCGAGTGGCGCTGGCGGCTCATCGACGAGGACGGCAACGTCCTCGCGGACAGCGGCGAGGAACACGCGAGCCGCAGCGAGGCCGCCGAGGCCATGATGACGCTCAAAGAGCAGGCCCCCGACGCCGAACTCCTCGAGATCGAGACCGCCGCGTTCGAGCTGTTCGTCGACGAGAACGACGAGTGGGGCTGGCGGCTTATCGACGAAGGCGGCAAACTCGTCGCCGAGGATCCCGCGACGCATCCGACCCGCGACGCCGCTCGCGAGGCGATGAACCGCCTGCTCGAGCACCTCGAGTCCGAGGTGCGGACGATGGACGACGCGATCTTCCAGCCCTACGCCGACGAGGAGTGGCACTGGCGGTTCGTGCTGCCGTCGGGCGACACGGTCGCGGTCGACGCCGACGGCGCGGCGACGCGGGACGAACTCCGCGATCGGCTGGAAAGCGTCCGCGACGCCGCCGCGTCGGCCCAGCGCTGTACGATCGGCGACGTGACGGTGCAACTCTACGACGCCGGCACCGGCGACTGGAGCTGGCGGCTGCTCGATCGCGACCGCGAGGAACTCGCCGACGCGACGGTAACCTACGATGGCCGCGAGACCGCGCTCGGCCGGGTCTCTGCCCTGACCGAACGTGCGGACGCTGCGCCGATCTTCGCGATCGAGGACGCGGTGATCCGCGTCCAACGCGACAGCAACGGCGGCGAGGCGGCCAGCGGCGCCCGAACCGACGCCTGGCGCTGGGATCTCGTCGACGCGGACCGAAACGTGCTCGCGAGTGCAGCCGGCACCGCACCGACGAAAGAAGAGCTGCTGTCGACGATCGATGAAGTCAAACAACTCGCACCCATGGCCGGCCGCGTCGACTTCGACGTCGCCTCGTTCGAACTCATCGCCGACGAGGACGACCGCTGGTCTTGGCGGCTGCTCGACGAGGACGGCCGGCCGGTCGCGACCGGCACCGAGACCTACGAGTCGAACGCAGCCGCCCGCGAGGGACTCGAGCAGGTTCGGGACCTGATCGAGGCCGCGAGCATCCTCGAGATCGACAGCGTCTCCTTCGAGCTACACCGGGACGAGGACGGCTGGGTGTGGCGGCTGGTCGACGAGTACGGCTCGCGGATGGCCGAGAGCACGCAGACCTACGAGAGTCGGACGGCGGCCCGCGAGGCCATGAACGACGTGAAGTCCCACGCGCCGGACGGGTGGATCACCTTCACGGAGTAA
- a CDS encoding sensor histidine kinase, whose translation MKPVISILSNIGGRRAILGLGSVYIVLSVLWPFVRLPRPTPLEEELIVSILVGGAGITLFYVGYRLPQTDIRPEFFDTVASWCFRAVGVMVAILVFIGLVADLNDPAHNFLILPALAAIAGTGAGRHDARAKTRTFTLKQRNRELQETQAELEETVTRLEESEQRYRTLTENFPNGAVALLDDELRHTIVGGQGFESVDFGAADLQGERVQEVYSGEILETIESHYRATLAGEPTSFELTMQGRVFEFHTHPLTDDGDVYAILAMSQDITERKQHEEKLEQLVADLEESNERLEQFAYAASHDLQEPLRMVSTYLQLIERRYGEKLDEEGEELFEYALDGAERMRSMIDGLLQYSRIETMGGEFEPVDLDTVFDDVREDLRVQIEESGAEITSDRLPRVKGDADQLRQLVQNLLSNAIEYSGEEAPQVRVSAERNGDTWVVSVTDHGIGIDPDDQEQIFEVFEGLHGDGDYAGTGIGLAVCERIVERHDGEIWVDSEPDEGSTFSFTLPAVTDSAT comes from the coding sequence ATGAAGCCCGTGATTAGCATTCTTTCGAACATCGGCGGGCGGCGCGCTATCTTGGGCCTTGGAAGCGTGTATATTGTACTGAGTGTCCTGTGGCCGTTTGTAAGACTCCCGAGACCGACACCACTCGAGGAGGAACTGATCGTTTCTATCCTGGTCGGCGGGGCTGGAATCACGCTCTTCTATGTTGGCTATCGCCTGCCACAGACCGATATCCGGCCCGAATTCTTCGATACCGTCGCCAGTTGGTGTTTCCGCGCAGTCGGAGTGATGGTCGCAATTCTCGTCTTCATCGGACTCGTTGCCGATCTGAACGATCCTGCCCACAACTTCCTCATCCTACCGGCGCTTGCTGCCATCGCCGGCACTGGCGCAGGTAGGCATGATGCACGGGCCAAAACACGGACGTTTACCCTCAAACAGCGGAACCGGGAGCTACAGGAGACGCAGGCAGAACTCGAGGAAACCGTTACTCGACTCGAAGAATCTGAGCAACGATACCGAACGCTCACGGAGAACTTCCCGAACGGTGCGGTCGCGCTTTTGGACGACGAGTTACGCCATACAATTGTCGGCGGTCAGGGCTTCGAATCAGTCGATTTCGGTGCCGCAGATCTCCAAGGAGAAAGGGTTCAAGAAGTGTATTCAGGCGAAATTCTAGAAACTATCGAATCGCACTATCGCGCAACACTCGCCGGCGAGCCGACCTCGTTCGAGTTGACGATGCAGGGACGCGTATTCGAGTTCCATACGCATCCGCTAACCGACGACGGCGACGTGTACGCCATCTTAGCGATGTCCCAGGACATCACCGAGCGCAAGCAGCACGAGGAGAAACTCGAACAGTTAGTCGCCGACCTCGAGGAATCGAACGAACGCTTAGAGCAATTCGCCTACGCCGCCTCCCACGACTTGCAGGAACCGCTGCGGATGGTGTCGACCTACCTCCAGCTCATCGAACGCCGATACGGAGAGAAACTCGACGAGGAGGGCGAGGAACTCTTCGAGTACGCGCTGGACGGGGCCGAGCGCATGCGCTCGATGATCGACGGACTGCTCCAGTATTCCCGAATCGAAACGATGGGCGGCGAGTTCGAGCCGGTCGATCTTGACACCGTTTTCGACGACGTCCGTGAAGACTTACGGGTACAGATCGAAGAGAGTGGGGCCGAAATAACCAGCGACCGGCTCCCTCGCGTGAAAGGGGATGCAGACCAGTTGCGCCAACTGGTCCAAAATCTGTTGTCTAATGCGATCGAGTATAGTGGTGAGGAGGCGCCGCAGGTACGCGTCTCTGCCGAACGGAACGGCGACACGTGGGTCGTCTCCGTCACTGACCACGGAATCGGCATCGATCCCGACGATCAAGAACAGATATTCGAGGTCTTCGAGGGATTACACGGAGACGGTGACTATGCAGGCACAGGAATTGGCCTTGCAGTCTGTGAACGTATCGTCGAGCGTCACGATGGGGAGATATGGGTCGACTCCGAACCTGATGAGGGATCGACGTTCTCGTTCACACTCCCAGCAGTGACTGATTCCGCGACGTAG
- a CDS encoding PIN domain-containing protein: MLLDESFVVDLMAGDEDAVAALEDIDWRDAAISELTVAQIREGLPEAKRAEFDAIVERLEVAPYDFPAGRTAVDEHKRLHGEDHPIDAVDAMIAGIAIEADEPVLTRTPSVFERTAADVRSY, translated from the coding sequence GTGCTGCTTGATGAGAGCTTCGTCGTCGACCTCATGGCGGGCGACGAGGACGCCGTCGCGGCGCTCGAGGATATCGACTGGCGCGACGCCGCGATATCGGAGCTAACGGTGGCTCAGATTCGAGAGGGGCTGCCCGAAGCGAAGCGAGCCGAGTTCGACGCGATCGTCGAGCGACTCGAGGTGGCACCCTACGATTTCCCGGCTGGCCGGACGGCGGTCGACGAGCACAAGCGCCTCCACGGCGAGGACCACCCGATCGACGCGGTCGATGCGATGATCGCCGGGATCGCCATCGAAGCCGACGAACCGGTGCTCACGCGGACCCCGTCGGTCTTCGAGCGGACGGCGGCGGACGTCAGGTCGTACTGA
- a CDS encoding 4-phosphopantoate--beta-alanine ligase: MSDYDTVSADVDEEEEIPEDHPRYQDLLTRHRIEKGVEKGITHLQGMHAEGRGSAFDYLLGEETIPSADEAERAAAAHLLLADRPVLSINGNVAALVPGEMVELADATGADLEVNLFNRTEERLEAIADHLREHGAEDVKGLEADARIPNLDHQRAKVDEDGIYAADVVLVPLEDGDRAEALEEMGKTEIVIDLNPLSRSPQVADVPIVDNIIRAVPNMTAHARDLADADEDELRAIVEAFDRERALEAAEERIRNGL; the protein is encoded by the coding sequence GTGAGCGACTACGACACCGTCTCGGCCGACGTCGACGAGGAGGAGGAGATTCCGGAGGACCACCCGCGGTACCAGGACCTGCTCACTCGCCACCGGATCGAGAAGGGCGTCGAGAAGGGAATTACGCACCTCCAGGGGATGCACGCCGAGGGCCGGGGCAGCGCCTTCGACTACCTGCTCGGCGAGGAGACGATTCCGAGCGCCGATGAGGCCGAACGCGCCGCCGCCGCGCACCTGCTACTTGCCGACCGTCCCGTGCTCTCGATCAACGGCAACGTCGCCGCCCTCGTGCCCGGCGAGATGGTCGAACTCGCCGACGCCACCGGTGCCGACCTCGAGGTCAACCTCTTCAACCGCACCGAGGAGCGACTCGAGGCCATCGCCGACCACCTGCGCGAGCACGGCGCCGAGGACGTGAAGGGGCTCGAGGCCGACGCGCGCATCCCCAATCTCGACCACCAGCGCGCGAAGGTCGATGAGGACGGTATCTACGCGGCCGACGTGGTGCTCGTGCCGCTCGAGGACGGCGACCGCGCGGAGGCGCTCGAGGAGATGGGCAAGACGGAGATCGTGATCGACCTGAATCCCCTTTCGCGCTCGCCGCAGGTCGCAGACGTGCCGATCGTCGACAACATCATCCGCGCCGTGCCGAACATGACCGCACACGCGCGGGACCTCGCGGACGCCGACGAGGACGAACTGCGGGCGATCGTCGAGGCGTTCGACCGGGAGCGGGCGCTCGAGGCGGCGGAAGAGCGGATTCGGAACGGGCTGTGA
- a CDS encoding universal stress protein has product MATRVLVPMDGSEPAEAALEYVLEMHPEADITVLHVIELEGTTLTVDDGLGFDDEVQRGMEEQAEAVFDRAQELAEEAAHEGDLETTTGIGDPTRSIIDAAADADLVVIGSHGRHGAARLLLGSVAETVARRSPVPVTIVR; this is encoded by the coding sequence ATGGCCACTCGAGTCCTCGTACCGATGGACGGCTCCGAACCGGCGGAAGCGGCGCTCGAGTACGTCCTCGAGATGCACCCCGAGGCGGACATCACGGTGTTGCACGTCATCGAACTCGAGGGGACGACGCTGACCGTCGATGACGGGCTCGGATTCGACGACGAGGTGCAGCGAGGCATGGAGGAGCAGGCCGAGGCAGTGTTCGACCGGGCGCAAGAACTGGCCGAGGAGGCGGCCCACGAGGGCGACCTCGAGACGACGACGGGGATCGGCGATCCGACGCGCTCGATCATCGACGCCGCGGCGGACGCCGATCTGGTCGTGATCGGAAGTCACGGACGCCACGGGGCCGCGCGGCTCCTGCTGGGGAGCGTCGCGGAGACGGTCGCCCGACGGTCGCCGGTTCCGGTGACGATCGTCAGGTAA
- a CDS encoding cation:proton antiporter, with protein MSLYEIALVIVGVAVLGTVALPRLLDNRPVSFPIVYVAFGILVFSLPLELPAPDPLAHGTIAEHLTEIGVIVALMGAGLKIDRPPGVKRWKTTWRLLGITMPLTIAAAAVLGWWAVGLSIPTAVLLGAVIAPTDPVLAADVQVDPPQKGESDEVRFALTSEAGLNDGLAFPFTYLAIAMATAGVGPDNWLLEWLAVDVGYKIVVGVAVGWVFGYALAKFVFQYPASTRLAKAMGGAEALAATLIAYGLTELAGGYGFIAVFVAAVAIRGFERDHEYHQELHDFAEVVERLVVAVLLVLFGGAIATGLFAPLTWQAALVGLALVLLVRPVAGLLGLVGYPPERNAIAFFGIRGIGSFYYLAYGVNNAEFDNSGIVWSIVGFAVLVSIVVHGVTAAPVMSDLGQEVPAPEATE; from the coding sequence GTGTCCCTCTACGAGATCGCGCTGGTGATCGTCGGCGTCGCGGTGCTCGGCACGGTCGCGCTGCCGCGGCTGCTCGACAATCGCCCGGTCTCGTTTCCCATCGTCTACGTCGCGTTCGGCATCCTCGTCTTCTCGCTGCCGCTCGAGTTGCCCGCGCCCGATCCGCTCGCACACGGGACGATCGCGGAGCATCTGACCGAAATCGGCGTCATCGTGGCGTTGATGGGGGCGGGGCTGAAGATCGACCGGCCGCCGGGGGTCAAGCGCTGGAAGACGACGTGGCGGCTGCTCGGGATCACGATGCCGCTGACGATCGCCGCCGCGGCGGTGCTGGGCTGGTGGGCCGTCGGGCTGTCGATTCCCACGGCGGTGTTGCTCGGGGCAGTCATCGCGCCGACGGACCCGGTGCTGGCCGCCGACGTCCAGGTCGATCCGCCCCAGAAGGGCGAGAGCGACGAGGTCCGGTTCGCGCTCACGTCGGAGGCCGGACTCAACGACGGGCTCGCATTTCCGTTCACGTACCTCGCGATCGCGATGGCGACGGCCGGCGTCGGGCCGGACAACTGGCTCCTCGAGTGGCTGGCGGTCGACGTCGGCTACAAGATCGTCGTCGGGGTCGCCGTGGGGTGGGTGTTCGGCTACGCCCTCGCGAAGTTCGTCTTCCAGTACCCCGCGAGCACCCGACTCGCCAAGGCGATGGGCGGTGCCGAGGCGCTCGCGGCGACGCTGATCGCCTACGGCCTGACCGAACTGGCGGGCGGCTACGGGTTCATCGCCGTCTTCGTCGCGGCGGTCGCCATTCGCGGCTTCGAACGCGATCACGAGTATCATCAAGAACTCCACGACTTCGCCGAGGTCGTCGAGCGGCTCGTGGTGGCCGTGTTGCTCGTGCTGTTCGGCGGTGCGATCGCGACGGGGCTGTTCGCGCCGCTCACGTGGCAGGCTGCACTCGTCGGGCTCGCCTTGGTCCTGCTCGTGCGTCCTGTCGCGGGCTTGCTCGGACTCGTCGGCTATCCGCCGGAGCGAAACGCCATCGCCTTCTTCGGAATTCGGGGGATCGGCTCGTTCTATTACCTCGCCTACGGCGTGAACAACGCCGAATTCGATAACTCGGGGATCGTCTGGTCGATCGTCGGCTTCGCCGTCCTCGTCTCGATCGTCGTCCACGGCGTCACCGCCGCGCCGGTGATGTCCGATCTCGGCCAGGAGGTTCCCGCGCCGGAGGCGACGGAGTGA
- a CDS encoding DUF7576 family protein, producing MTRKPDSTSTSTSSSLGSDAARSAASTDRLERRSGVDTSDSDASATDTGDEAADGPLELTAAADQCRACGETIGPRERRLSWVVETETATLEAHYCSEACLPDEPPTGSQSAAAKADARQAPRDWSYCR from the coding sequence GTGACCCGAAAGCCCGATTCCACGTCAACGTCGACATCGTCCTCGCTGGGGAGCGACGCCGCCCGGTCCGCGGCGAGTACCGATCGACTCGAGCGCCGCAGTGGCGTCGACACGAGCGACAGCGACGCGTCGGCAACCGACACCGGTGACGAGGCCGCCGACGGCCCGCTCGAGCTTACTGCAGCTGCGGATCAGTGCCGGGCCTGCGGCGAGACGATCGGTCCGCGCGAGCGCCGACTCAGTTGGGTCGTCGAGACGGAGACGGCGACGCTCGAGGCCCACTACTGCAGCGAGGCGTGCCTCCCCGATGAGCCGCCGACCGGATCGCAGTCGGCGGCAGCGAAAGCGGACGCACGGCAAGCGCCCCGCGACTGGTCGTACTGCCGCTGA
- a CDS encoding pantoate kinase: MRDEATAFVPGHITGFFSAHPDEDPTKAGSRGAGLTLTDGVEVTVEPAAGSEPTVVLDGEEIEVDPVTTVLETLDAPARVEATADLPLGAGFGVSGALALGTALAANRVFERKLSMNELVTIAHGAEVQAGTGLGDVVAQARGGVPIRLEPGGPQDNKLDSIPARARVEYVSFGELSTADVLSGDTEQLTEAGTEALSRVVEEPTLLSFMYASRLFAREAELLTERVSETIGDVAAVDGQASMAMLGETVFALGTGLSDAGYEPSVCATHPAGAMLK; encoded by the coding sequence ATGCGCGACGAGGCGACGGCGTTCGTTCCGGGCCACATCACCGGTTTCTTCAGTGCTCATCCGGACGAAGATCCGACGAAAGCCGGCTCGCGAGGCGCCGGCCTGACGCTTACCGACGGCGTCGAGGTGACGGTCGAGCCCGCAGCAGGATCGGAGCCGACGGTCGTCCTCGACGGGGAGGAAATCGAGGTCGACCCAGTGACCACCGTTCTCGAGACGCTCGACGCGCCCGCGCGGGTGGAGGCGACTGCGGACCTCCCGCTGGGCGCCGGCTTCGGCGTCTCCGGCGCGCTGGCGCTGGGGACTGCGCTCGCGGCGAACCGCGTCTTCGAGCGGAAGCTCTCGATGAACGAACTCGTGACGATCGCTCACGGCGCCGAAGTGCAGGCGGGCACCGGCCTGGGTGACGTGGTTGCACAGGCTCGCGGCGGCGTCCCGATCCGCCTCGAGCCGGGCGGGCCGCAGGACAACAAACTCGATTCGATTCCCGCGCGCGCTCGAGTCGAATACGTCTCCTTCGGCGAACTGTCGACGGCCGACGTCCTCTCGGGCGATACCGAGCAGTTGACCGAGGCCGGTACGGAGGCGCTGTCGCGGGTGGTCGAGGAGCCGACCCTGCTCTCCTTCATGTACGCGTCGCGGCTGTTCGCGCGCGAAGCCGAGTTGTTGACCGAGCGCGTGAGCGAGACGATCGGCGACGTCGCGGCCGTCGACGGACAGGCGTCGATGGCCATGCTCGGTGAGACGGTCTTCGCGCTCGGGACGGGACTCTCCGACGCCGGGTACGAGCCGTCCGTCTGTGCGACCCATCCGGCCGGCGCGATGCTGAAGTAG